The following nucleotide sequence is from Pseudonocardia abyssalis.
GCTGGCCGGGCACCTGATGCGCGGAGCCGCGTTCACCGCGCGCGCCGGTCAGTTGCGCCTGGCCGGCGTCCGGCTGCCCACCGAGTGCACGACCTACCTGCCCGACCCCTATCTGGAGGACTCGTGACGACCACGGAATGGCTGGTCTGCGACGGCTGCGCCGCGATGATCTACGGCAGGCGGTTCGCCCGAGCCGGGCGGATCTGCCCGGAGTGCGGCTGGCACGCCCCGCTGACCGCGCCGCAGCGGCTGGCGAGCCTGCTCGACCCCGGTTCGGTGCGGACGCTCGAACTGGTCGTCGCCGACGCCGACCTGCCCGAGTTCACCGACCTGCGGCCCTACTCCGACCGGCTCCGCGACGCCCGCGCCCGCACCGGGCTGGCCGAGGCCGTGGTCTGTGCCCGCGGCCGGATCGACGACAACCCGGTCGTCGTCGCCGCGATGGACTTCCGGTTCCTGGGCGGCAGCCTCGGGACGGCCGTCGGCGAGGCGGTGACCCGGGCCGCGGAGATCGCGCTGCGGGAGCGCACCCCGCTGCTGATCGTCACGGCATCGGGTGGGGCCCGCATGCAGGAGGGAATCCTGTCGCTGATGCAGATGGCCAAGACGAGCCAGGCGCTCGGCCAGCTCGACGAGGCCGGCGTCCTCACGGTCTCGCTGATCACCGATCCCACCTACGGCGGGGTGGCGGCGTCGTTCGCCACCTCGACCGACGTGATCATCGCCGAACCCCGGGCCCGGCTCGGGTTCGCCGGGCGCCGGGTCATCGAGCAGACGATCCGCGAGACCCTGCCGGCCGGGTTCCAGACCGCGGAGTTCCTGCTCGAACACGGTGTGATCGACATGATCCGGTCGCGGGCGGAGCTGCGGGCGACGCTGGCCCGGCTGCTCTCGGTGGCGAGCAGGCGCCCCGTCTCCGACGACCGGGCCCCTGCCCCGCAACCCGCGGGCCCCGCCCTGATCACCGACGCCGACCGGCTGCCCGAGCGGGACCCCTGGCTGTGCGTGCGGGCCGCGCGCCGGCTCGGCAGGCCCACGACGCTGGACCACGTCGCGATGCTGGTCGACGGGTTCGACGAGCTGCACGGCGACCGCAGCTCGGCTGACTGCCCGGCGCTGGTCGCCGGCCTCGGCCGGTTCGAGGGGGTCCCGGTGGTGGTGATCGGGACCCAGAAGGGACACGACGGCGCCGAGCTGGCCGCCCGCAACTACGGCATGCCGAGCCCGGCCGGCTACCGCAAGGCGGCCCGGGTGATGCGGCTGGCGGCGAAGCTCGGCCTGCCGGTGATCACCCTGATCGACACCGCGGGCGCCCACCCCGGCGTCGACGCCGAGCGGCACGGGCAGGCCGTCGCCATCGCGCAGAACCTCGTGCTGATGGCCGGGCTGCCGGTCCCGGTCGTGGCCGTGGTGACAGGGGAGGGCGGCAGTGGCGGCGCGCTCGCGCTGACCGTCGCCGACCGCATCCTGATGTGCGAGAACGCGGTGTACTCGGTGATCAGTGCCGAGGGCTGTGCCGCGATCCTGTGGAAGGACCCGGCCGCGGCGCCGCTCGCCGCGACCGCCCTGCGTGTCGACGCCCGGTCGCTGCTGCGGCTCGGGATCGTCGACGGCGTGGTGCCCGAGCCGGGCGAGGGCGCCGAGACCGATCCGGTGGCGGCGTCCGAGGCGCTGCGCGCCGCGCTGGCGCAGACCCTCGGTGAGCTGCTGCCGCTGGACCAGATGACGCTCGTGACGGCCCGCCGGGCCCGGTTCCGGCGCTTCGGCTCGGACACGGCGGTGCTCGTGGACCCGGCCGCCGCCGGGCGCCCGGACCGGGTGGTGTCGCGATGACCCCGCCCGAGGACGTCGAGCGGGTGGCGGTGGTGCTGCGCGAGCAGGTGCTGATCCTGCTCGCGCAGGCGGCCCGCACGCCCTCGGCCGTGCGGATGACCGCGGGCGGGGTGACCGTCGAGGTCGACTGGGCCGCCCCGTCCCCGGCTGCCCCGTCCCCGGCCGCCCCGTCCCCGGCTGCCCCGTCCCCGGGGCCCGCGGCACCCGCCGTCGAGCCGGAACCCGACACCGTCGCCCTGTGCGCGGAGACCGTGGGGGTCTTCTACCGGGCCCCGGAGCCCGGCGCCACGCCCTTCGTCGCGGTCGGGGACGAGGTCCGGGTCGGGCAGCAGGTGGGGATCGTCGAGGCGATGAAGCTGATGATCCCCGTGGAGGCGAGGCGGGCCGGGCGGGTGGCGGACTTCCTCGTCGCCGACGGGATGGCGGTCGAGCACGGCCAGCCACTGCTCCTGCTGTACCCCTGAGACCACTGCATCCCTGAGACCACTGCATCCCTGAGACCGACGTGCGGTCGGGGCTACTTGAGCCCCGACCGCACGAACGCGTGCACGATGTGGCGCTGCAGCACCAGGTAGAGCGCGAAGATGGGCAGGCACGCCAGTCCGGCCAGAGCCATCAGCGGGCCCCAGTCGTTGCCCTCGGTGCCCATGAAGCTGCGCAGACCCAGCTGGATCACCGCGTTGCTGCGCTGCAGCACCATCGCGGGCCAGAAGTACTCGTTCCACGCGTTGATGAACAGCAGGATCGACAGCGCGGCCAGCGCGGGGCGCACATTGGGCACCACCACCGTCCACAGCGTCGTCCAGGACGAGCGGCCGTCCATCGCCGAGGCCTCCAGCAGCTCCTTGGGGAAGCTGTCGAGGTGCTGGCGCAGCAACAGCACGCCCAGCGCGGAACACAGGTTGGGCACGACGACGCCCGCGAGGGTGTTGAGCAGCCCGAGCTGCAGCAGCAGCGAGTAGTTGGGCAGCATCGTCACCTGGAACGGCACCAGCCAGGTGCCGATGAATGCGAGGTAGAGCAGCCGTTGGAACGGGAAGCGCCACGCGGCGAAGGCGTATGCGGCCAGCAGCGCGGTCAGCAGCTGGCCCAGCGCCGTCAGCAGGGCCACCGCCGTCGTGTTGACCATCAGCCCGACCACGTCGACCTTCGCCGCAGCGTCGACGACGTTGAGCAGCGACATCGGCCACGGCAGGGGGTTCTGCGAGTAGACGTCCTCCGGCCGGCGCAGCGCCGTGGCGTAGAGCCAGTAGATCGGGAAGACGCACAGCACGCCGAGCACCGCCAGCACGGCGTGCCCTCGCACGACGCGCCAGCGGGACGGGACAGGGCGATCCGGATCGGGGATGTGAACGGCGGGTGCCGGGGTCAGGGTGCCGGACGACATGGGAGCCTCCTCGGCTGTCGTGGAACGACTCAGTTGTCGTGGAAGGTCAGACGGTCCGACAGCCAGACCAGCGCGGTCGCGACGGCGCCGAACCCCACCAGCAGGACCATCCCCGCGGCGGCGCCCAGCCCGGCGTCGAAGCTGCGGAAGCTGTAGTCCCACAGCAGGTAGTAGATGTTGGTGGTCGCGTCGGCCGGGCCGCCCTGCGTCATCGTGTCGATCAGTGGGAACGTCCACTGCGCGGAGAGCAGGACCGTCATCAGTGCCAGGAACACCAGCGTCGGAGACAGCAGCGGCAGCGTGATCCGCCGGGTGATCTGCGAACGGGTGGCACCGTCGACCGCGGCCGCGTCGGCGTAGTCGCCGTTGATCCCGGCCAGCCCGGCGGAGACGATCAGCACGGCGAAGCCGAGCACGTGCCAGCCCGTGATCACGATGATGGCCAGCTGCGCGGTGGAACTGTCGTTGAGCCAGTTCGTCGACGTGCCCAGCACCCGGTTCACGACACCCGATCCGGGGTCGAGCAACCACTGCCAGACCGCGGCGCTGGCGACCGGCGCCACCAGCATCGGGGCGAACACCATGGCCTGGTAGACCACCGCCGCCCGGCCGCGGACCTCCCGCGTCAGCAGCCCCACCAGCACCGGCACGACGATCGAGAACGGCAGCAGGGCGAGGATCAGCACGACGGTCCGCCCGACCGAGTCGCCGAGGTCGGGCAGCTCGAACAGGCGCTCGTAGTTGGCCAGGCCCACCGGGACGGCGGGCGAGGTGGGCAGCAGGTTCCACGAGTAGAACGAGAGCTGGGCGGTCTGCACCAGCGGGCGGTAGGTCCAGACCACGAGCAGCACCAGCGCGGGTGCCACGTAGAGGTAGGGGACCACCGCGTGCAGGAGCCGTCGAACCCG
It contains:
- a CDS encoding acetyl-CoA carboxylase biotin carboxyl carrier protein, whose translation is MTPPEDVERVAVVLREQVLILLAQAARTPSAVRMTAGGVTVEVDWAAPSPAAPSPAAPSPAAPSPGPAAPAVEPEPDTVALCAETVGVFYRAPEPGATPFVAVGDEVRVGQQVGIVEAMKLMIPVEARRAGRVADFLVADGMAVEHGQPLLLLYP
- the accD gene encoding acetyl-CoA carboxylase, carboxyltransferase subunit beta; its protein translation is MTTTEWLVCDGCAAMIYGRRFARAGRICPECGWHAPLTAPQRLASLLDPGSVRTLELVVADADLPEFTDLRPYSDRLRDARARTGLAEAVVCARGRIDDNPVVVAAMDFRFLGGSLGTAVGEAVTRAAEIALRERTPLLIVTASGGARMQEGILSLMQMAKTSQALGQLDEAGVLTVSLITDPTYGGVAASFATSTDVIIAEPRARLGFAGRRVIEQTIRETLPAGFQTAEFLLEHGVIDMIRSRAELRATLARLLSVASRRPVSDDRAPAPQPAGPALITDADRLPERDPWLCVRAARRLGRPTTLDHVAMLVDGFDELHGDRSSADCPALVAGLGRFEGVPVVVIGTQKGHDGAELAARNYGMPSPAGYRKAARVMRLAAKLGLPVITLIDTAGAHPGVDAERHGQAVAIAQNLVLMAGLPVPVVAVVTGEGGSGGALALTVADRILMCENAVYSVISAEGCAAILWKDPAAAPLAATALRVDARSLLRLGIVDGVVPEPGEGAETDPVAASEALRAALAQTLGELLPLDQMTLVTARRARFRRFGSDTAVLVDPAAAGRPDRVVSR
- a CDS encoding carbohydrate ABC transporter permease; protein product: MFVELAPPVTAPVGHGSSTGPAGPGPVVHTARPARVRRLLHAVVPYLYVAPALVLLVVWTYRPLVQTAQLSFYSWNLLPTSPAVPVGLANYERLFELPDLGDSVGRTVVLILALLPFSIVVPVLVGLLTREVRGRAAVVYQAMVFAPMLVAPVASAAVWQWLLDPGSGVVNRVLGTSTNWLNDSSTAQLAIIVITGWHVLGFAVLIVSAGLAGINGDYADAAAVDGATRSQITRRITLPLLSPTLVFLALMTVLLSAQWTFPLIDTMTQGGPADATTNIYYLLWDYSFRSFDAGLGAAAGMVLLVGFGAVATALVWLSDRLTFHDN
- a CDS encoding carbohydrate ABC transporter permease, which gives rise to MRGHAVLAVLGVLCVFPIYWLYATALRRPEDVYSQNPLPWPMSLLNVVDAAAKVDVVGLMVNTTAVALLTALGQLLTALLAAYAFAAWRFPFQRLLYLAFIGTWLVPFQVTMLPNYSLLLQLGLLNTLAGVVVPNLCSALGVLLLRQHLDSFPKELLEASAMDGRSSWTTLWTVVVPNVRPALAALSILLFINAWNEYFWPAMVLQRSNAVIQLGLRSFMGTEGNDWGPLMALAGLACLPIFALYLVLQRHIVHAFVRSGLK